In Halocalculus aciditolerans, the following are encoded in one genomic region:
- a CDS encoding COG1361 S-layer family protein produces MKHTKIATTAVIALLLFSAAPGIVAAVEHVSGGPSLTGTATNNEFVPGTEDTISLYIQNNGDLDRGGPTAYEQRVQIARSVSLDVDDNGTPIEVHTDHYPAGTVRMGSNGPYPIEVTVPEGTEPGTYHLKVTAHYDHTSDVYYQQGRENLRYENDDNVETFNIPVVVTDRAAFEVVDTRTDVNVAQRGEYSVTMKNTGSEVAKNAVVKVASQSTDVSFGASGQTATTTVSRWEPNETKTLTYSAAVADTTGVHNYSVPVSVEFDDADGVTRQSNRLVSTLRPQPKQTFSIRNVDASLRIGRKDGTLTGTVVNDGSERVSNATLALSAKGTDATFDQQQYALGELDAGESVHFAFNGGSIPKTANVSSLPLTFTVNYDNDYGDRYPSDGHTVAVPVAPHENQFDITAVGTVPSGTRGDTPKGSDWTPLTLQVTNNGEETVHNIRPSIVFETQYFQRPIESNYRTSHIETLAPGETKTVTYAVSASATSGGTTYPLDMVVTYEEPNGVTRQTMDYTVPIRIAESDSLPLLPIGGGAVILAGLLIGGFIWLRRD; encoded by the coding sequence ATGAAACACACGAAAATCGCAACGACAGCGGTAATCGCACTGCTCCTCTTCAGCGCCGCGCCCGGTATCGTCGCGGCCGTCGAACACGTCTCCGGTGGACCGTCACTCACCGGCACGGCGACGAACAACGAGTTCGTTCCGGGCACCGAGGACACCATCAGCCTCTACATCCAGAACAACGGTGACCTCGACCGCGGTGGCCCGACCGCGTACGAACAACGCGTCCAGATCGCCCGCTCGGTGTCCCTCGACGTCGACGACAACGGGACGCCGATCGAGGTCCACACCGACCACTACCCCGCGGGGACCGTCCGCATGGGCTCGAACGGTCCGTACCCCATCGAGGTGACGGTACCTGAGGGGACGGAGCCCGGGACCTACCACCTCAAGGTCACCGCGCACTACGACCACACCTCCGACGTCTACTACCAGCAGGGCCGCGAGAACCTGCGCTACGAGAACGACGACAACGTGGAGACGTTCAACATTCCCGTCGTCGTCACCGACCGCGCGGCGTTCGAAGTCGTCGACACGCGGACGGACGTGAACGTCGCACAGCGCGGTGAGTATTCGGTCACGATGAAGAACACGGGCTCCGAAGTCGCGAAGAACGCGGTCGTGAAAGTCGCCTCGCAGTCGACGGACGTTTCCTTCGGCGCATCCGGTCAGACCGCGACGACCACGGTGAGTCGCTGGGAGCCGAACGAGACCAAGACGCTCACCTACAGCGCCGCGGTCGCCGATACGACCGGCGTCCACAACTACTCCGTGCCGGTCAGCGTCGAGTTCGACGACGCGGACGGCGTCACGCGCCAGTCGAACCGCCTCGTCTCGACGCTCCGACCGCAGCCGAAACAGACGTTCTCGATCCGGAACGTCGACGCCTCGCTCCGGATCGGCCGCAAGGACGGAACGCTCACCGGCACCGTCGTGAACGACGGCTCCGAGCGGGTCAGCAACGCGACGCTCGCCCTCTCGGCGAAGGGGACGGACGCGACGTTCGACCAGCAGCAGTACGCGCTGGGTGAACTCGATGCGGGCGAGTCCGTGCACTTCGCGTTCAACGGCGGGTCGATCCCGAAGACCGCGAACGTGAGCTCGCTCCCGCTCACCTTCACCGTCAACTACGACAACGACTACGGCGACCGCTACCCGAGCGACGGGCACACCGTCGCCGTCCCGGTCGCCCCGCACGAGAACCAGTTCGACATCACTGCGGTCGGCACGGTTCCGTCCGGCACACGCGGCGACACGCCGAAGGGCTCCGACTGGACGCCCCTCACCCTCCAAGTGACGAACAACGGCGAGGAGACGGTGCACAACATCCGGCCGAGCATCGTCTTCGAGACGCAGTACTTCCAGCGTCCCATCGAGAGCAACTACCGCACGAGCCACATCGAGACGCTCGCACCCGGTGAGACGAAGACCGTCACGTACGCCGTCAGCGCCTCCGCCACCTCCGGCGGGACGACCTACCCGCTGGACATGGTCGTCACGTACGAGGAGCCGAACGGCGTGACGCGCCAGACGATGGACTACACGGTCCCGATTCGCATCGCCGAGTCCGACTCACTCCCCCTCCTCCCCATCGGCGGTGGCGCGGTCATCCTCGCCGGCCTCCTCATCGGCGGCTTCATCTGGCTGCGCCGCGACTGA
- a CDS encoding beta-CASP ribonuclease aCPSF1, with translation MSTTPLERVRADIEAETPDDIDISRVTFEGPELIIYSSTPEKFAARSGLIGELAGTVRKRITVRPAEGAQASPAEAKPKIVEMIPEDAGITNLQFYPETGEVLIEAEKPGLVIGRHASTLRDIQQEVGWTPEVLRTPPMESSTVDNVRKFLLENRDERREFLERTGEQIHREPMHETDYVRITTLGCCREVGRASFILNTPESRILVDCGDKPGAEGEVPYLQLEEANPIANLDAVVLTHAHLDHSALLPLLFKYGYDGPVYTTQATRDLMGLLQLDYLDVASKEGRTPPYESEMVREELKHTIPLDYGDVTDIAPDVKLTFHNAGHILGSAVCHFHVGDGFHNVVFSGDIHYEDTRLFNGAVNDFPRAETLVMESTYGKRNDHQTDQEESEEKLLDLIQETHDEGGQVVIPAFAVGRSQELMLVLEEAMREGEIPTMPIYLDGMIREATAIHTAYPEFLRDGLRDRILHEDENPFLADQFQQVDGGREMREDIAGDDPCVILSTSGMVTGGPIMGWLELLGGDPENTMIFVGYQAQGTLGRSIQSGRREIPFSDRGSRTKQLTLRFDVESVSGFSGHADRGGLMGFVETMHPRPEKILCVHGDEDATDQFSSALYQEFNVRTHAPKNTETFRLD, from the coding sequence ATGAGTACGACCCCACTCGAACGCGTTCGAGCCGACATTGAGGCTGAGACTCCCGACGACATCGACATCTCCAGGGTGACCTTCGAGGGCCCGGAGCTCATCATCTACAGCAGCACGCCGGAGAAGTTCGCGGCGCGGAGCGGGCTCATCGGCGAGCTCGCCGGAACAGTGAGAAAGCGCATCACGGTGCGTCCGGCGGAGGGCGCGCAGGCGAGTCCGGCGGAGGCGAAGCCGAAGATCGTGGAGATGATTCCGGAGGACGCGGGCATCACGAACCTCCAGTTCTACCCGGAGACCGGGGAAGTGCTCATCGAGGCGGAGAAACCCGGACTCGTTATCGGGCGGCACGCGAGCACGCTGCGCGACATCCAGCAGGAGGTCGGGTGGACGCCGGAGGTGCTGCGGACGCCGCCGATGGAGTCCTCGACGGTCGACAACGTCCGGAAGTTCCTCTTGGAGAACCGCGACGAGCGCCGGGAGTTCCTCGAGCGGACGGGCGAGCAGATTCACCGCGAGCCGATGCACGAGACGGACTACGTCCGAATCACGACGCTCGGCTGCTGTCGCGAAGTCGGGCGCGCGAGCTTCATCCTCAACACGCCCGAGTCCCGCATTCTCGTCGACTGCGGCGACAAACCCGGCGCGGAGGGCGAAGTCCCCTACCTCCAGTTGGAGGAGGCGAACCCGATCGCGAACCTCGACGCGGTCGTGCTCACGCACGCGCACCTCGACCACTCCGCGCTCCTCCCGCTCCTCTTCAAGTACGGCTACGACGGCCCCGTCTACACGACGCAGGCGACGCGCGACCTGATGGGCCTCCTCCAGCTCGACTACCTCGACGTCGCCTCGAAGGAGGGGCGGACGCCGCCCTACGAGTCCGAGATGGTCAGAGAGGAGCTCAAGCACACGATTCCGCTCGACTACGGCGACGTGACGGACATCGCGCCCGACGTGAAACTCACGTTCCACAACGCCGGGCACATCCTCGGGAGCGCGGTGTGTCACTTCCACGTCGGCGACGGCTTCCACAACGTCGTCTTCAGCGGCGACATCCACTACGAGGACACCCGCCTCTTCAACGGCGCGGTGAACGACTTCCCGCGCGCCGAGACGCTCGTCATGGAGTCCACGTACGGGAAGCGGAACGACCACCAGACCGACCAGGAGGAGTCCGAAGAGAAACTCCTCGACCTCATCCAAGAGACGCACGACGAGGGCGGGCAGGTCGTCATCCCCGCGTTCGCCGTCGGCCGCAGTCAGGAGCTCATGCTCGTCCTGGAGGAGGCGATGCGGGAGGGGGAGATTCCGACGATGCCCATCTACCTCGACGGGATGATTCGGGAGGCGACGGCGATTCACACGGCGTATCCAGAGTTCCTCCGTGACGGTCTCCGAGACCGCATCCTCCACGAGGACGAGAACCCCTTCCTCGCCGACCAGTTCCAGCAGGTCGACGGCGGGCGGGAGATGCGCGAGGACATCGCGGGCGACGACCCCTGCGTCATCCTCTCCACGTCCGGGATGGTCACCGGCGGCCCCATCATGGGGTGGCTGGAACTCCTCGGCGGCGACCCGGAGAACACGATGATCTTCGTCGGCTACCAGGCGCAGGGGACGCTCGGGCGGAGCATTCAGAGCGGGCGACGAGAGATCCCGTTCAGCGACCGCGGCAGCCGCACCAAGCAGTTGACGCTGCGGTTCGACGTCGAGTCCGTCAGCGGGTTCTCCGGGCACGCCGACCGCGGCGGCCTGATGGGGTTCGTCGAGACGATGCATCCGCGCCCGGAGAAGATCCTGTGCGTTCACGGCGACGAGGACGCCACCGACCAGTTCTCCTCGGCGCTCTACCAGGAGTTCAACGTCCGGACGCACGCCCCGAAGAACACCGAGACCTTCCGCCTCGACTAG
- a CDS encoding DUF5518 domain-containing protein, with the protein MDLRTLRALSDDPSVRAAALGGLFGFALQTHRILTAAERTSYSLGVVFAASFLAGFLARRHGGRSRSAGVAAATLAVLPAVASLSTPTGYFTQTYGVSGLGMAAATAVLFLGFIGFVAAATGTLGGDLGGWIESRSPV; encoded by the coding sequence GTGGACCTGCGCACGCTCCGGGCGTTGAGCGACGACCCGTCGGTGAGAGCCGCAGCGCTCGGCGGGCTCTTCGGGTTCGCTCTCCAGACACACCGGATTCTGACCGCCGCGGAACGTACGTCCTACTCGCTCGGTGTCGTCTTCGCCGCGAGCTTTCTCGCCGGATTCCTCGCTCGTCGCCACGGCGGACGGAGTCGCTCCGCTGGCGTTGCTGCCGCAACGCTCGCCGTGCTACCCGCCGTCGCCTCGCTCTCGACCCCGACCGGGTACTTCACGCAAACCTACGGTGTCTCCGGCCTCGGGATGGCGGCCGCGACTGCCGTTCTCTTCCTCGGCTTCATCGGCTTCGTCGCAGCGGCGACCGGGACGCTCGGCGGCGACCTCGGCGGCTGGATCGAAAGCCGCTCGCCCGTCTGA
- a CDS encoding sulfatase, whose translation MSGATPSNVVLVTVDSLRADAVGAYDADRHTPVIDGLAERGTVFENAFANGNWTPFSFPSILASRPVFADTGSIGVTESPTLARELSDAGIATGGFNAANGFLTRHWGYDDGFDTFDSFVTRVGSGLYSRFLATHPTVEAWLQLAGTPARRLGARLRGDTDERPFLDASRMFDVEHAATEFVENATEPFFLWVHYMDTHTPYVPAPRYIREVSDGRFGTHRMLHAHTRTGLGLSVNDRTLAELRTLYQAAARQVDASVGRLLDTLAETGVRDDTAVVVAGDHGEEFQEHGHLAHYPKLYDELINVPLIVDVPGADARRVDQHVGLDAVPPTVADLLDVRAPDAWRGNSLVPTVVAGDTPSEAPVVSVAVRGDDVTLQPIPRSLDDGDLLVSVRDHDWTYIRNTANGDEALYHRPSDPDQQADRAANPTPEEARRIDSFRAIAAEHADRIRRHGADAAAASTDADLEARLEALGYR comes from the coding sequence ATGTCTGGAGCCACCCCCTCGAACGTCGTGCTGGTGACCGTCGACTCGCTCCGCGCCGACGCCGTCGGCGCGTACGACGCGGACCGACACACGCCAGTCATCGACGGTCTCGCCGAACGCGGGACCGTCTTCGAGAACGCCTTCGCGAACGGGAACTGGACGCCCTTCTCCTTCCCGTCGATTCTCGCGTCACGCCCCGTGTTCGCCGACACCGGCAGCATCGGCGTCACCGAGTCGCCGACGCTCGCCCGCGAACTCTCCGACGCCGGCATCGCTACCGGTGGTTTTAACGCCGCGAACGGCTTCCTCACTCGCCACTGGGGGTACGACGACGGATTCGATACCTTCGACTCCTTCGTCACGCGCGTCGGCAGCGGCCTCTACAGTCGCTTCCTCGCGACCCACCCGACCGTCGAAGCCTGGCTCCAGCTCGCCGGCACGCCCGCCCGCCGCCTCGGCGCGCGCCTCCGCGGCGACACCGACGAACGCCCCTTCCTCGACGCCTCCCGGATGTTCGACGTCGAACACGCCGCCACCGAGTTCGTCGAGAACGCCACCGAGCCGTTCTTCCTCTGGGTGCACTACATGGACACCCACACTCCGTACGTCCCCGCGCCCCGCTACATCCGCGAGGTCTCCGACGGCCGCTTCGGCACGCATCGAATGCTCCACGCCCACACCCGCACGGGCCTCGGCCTCAGCGTCAACGACCGCACGCTCGCCGAACTCCGCACCCTCTATCAGGCCGCCGCCCGCCAGGTCGACGCCAGCGTCGGCCGCCTCCTCGACACCCTCGCCGAGACCGGCGTCCGCGACGACACCGCGGTCGTCGTCGCCGGCGACCACGGCGAAGAGTTCCAGGAACACGGCCACCTCGCCCACTACCCGAAGCTCTACGACGAACTCATCAACGTCCCCCTCATCGTCGACGTCCCCGGTGCCGACGCCCGGCGCGTCGACCAGCACGTCGGCCTCGACGCCGTCCCGCCCACCGTCGCCGACCTCCTCGACGTCCGCGCGCCCGACGCGTGGCGCGGGAACTCCCTCGTCCCCACCGTCGTCGCCGGCGACACCCCGAGCGAAGCGCCCGTGGTCTCCGTCGCCGTCCGCGGCGACGACGTCACCCTCCAGCCCATCCCGCGCTCGCTCGACGACGGCGACCTCCTCGTCAGCGTCCGCGACCACGACTGGACGTACATCCGGAACACGGCGAACGGTGACGAAGCGCTCTACCACCGGCCGTCCGACCCCGACCAGCAGGCCGACCGCGCCGCGAATCCGACGCCCGAGGAAGCCCGACGCATCGACTCCTTCCGCGCCATCGCCGCCGAGCACGCCGACCGGATTCGCCGCCACGGCGCGGACGCGGCGGCCGCCTCGACCGACGCCGACCTCGAAGCGCGCCTCGAAGCGCTGGGGTACCGCTAG
- a CDS encoding cation:proton antiporter domain-containing protein: MSATGILSVVVVILGLGVLSQLLADRFQIPSVLFLIASGIIVGPEGLGLVGLSAFGGPDPLSAIVGLSVAIIIFEGAFHLKLSKLRQTPRETFRLVTVGAAVVLLGTAVTVHFALGASWPLAFLISALLIATGPTVIAPILDVVPVRDRVGAALETEGIINDVTAALLAIAVFEIVLTGNTSPAFLVEAFFSRLGIGVLVGALAAGVLWYALTNLNFSASNAVRHSRLVILVGALATYVIAQTLASEAGIAATAVAGLLLGNADLPYEEEIESFKGDITLIVLSFVFISLASLLSFDDLLTLGLGGVAVVAAVILVIRPVAVLLSTHGQRFTFNERVFMSAVGPRGIIPASVATLFALELQATNPAAATTLVGTVFLVILSTVVLQGGFARHIAEALNILPMRVIIVGAGRVGQGLAKRLEDRGENVILIDADQSQVEVARNEGFTVHHGDGTDTGVLRAAGAENAKIVAAATEDDDANLLVAQLGKSEFGVDSVISRVNNARNAAAFEDLGVRAIAADDSIAQSMDNAIERPALSEWMTELGRSGDVQEIEVTADALIGKTIADLDQELPDGVLVALVSRDGNSELPKPEHTLEHGDHLTLLGRRDAVHEALDQCHPDLHS; this comes from the coding sequence ATGAGCGCGACCGGCATCCTCAGCGTCGTCGTCGTCATCCTCGGCCTCGGCGTCCTCTCCCAGCTCCTCGCCGACCGCTTCCAGATTCCGAGCGTCCTCTTCCTCATCGCCTCCGGCATCATCGTCGGCCCGGAGGGCCTCGGCCTCGTCGGGCTGTCCGCGTTCGGCGGCCCCGACCCGCTCTCGGCCATCGTCGGCCTCTCGGTCGCGATTATCATCTTCGAAGGCGCGTTCCACCTGAAGCTCTCGAAGCTCCGGCAGACGCCGCGCGAGACCTTCCGGCTCGTGACGGTCGGTGCCGCCGTCGTGCTCCTCGGGACCGCGGTGACCGTGCACTTCGCGCTCGGCGCGTCGTGGCCGCTCGCCTTCCTCATCTCCGCGCTCCTCATCGCCACCGGGCCGACCGTCATCGCGCCCATCCTCGACGTCGTCCCCGTCAGGGACCGCGTCGGCGCGGCCCTGGAGACGGAGGGTATCATCAACGACGTCACCGCCGCGCTCCTCGCCATCGCGGTGTTCGAAATCGTCCTCACCGGCAACACCAGCCCCGCCTTCCTCGTCGAGGCGTTCTTCTCCCGACTCGGCATCGGCGTGCTCGTCGGCGCGCTCGCCGCCGGCGTTCTCTGGTACGCGCTCACGAATCTGAACTTCTCCGCGTCGAACGCCGTCCGGCACTCCCGCCTCGTCATCCTCGTCGGCGCGCTCGCGACCTACGTCATCGCGCAGACGCTCGCCTCCGAGGCCGGCATCGCCGCGACCGCGGTCGCCGGTCTCCTCCTCGGGAACGCCGACCTCCCCTACGAGGAAGAGATCGAGTCGTTCAAAGGCGACATCACGCTCATCGTCCTCTCCTTCGTCTTCATCTCGCTCGCCTCCCTCCTCTCCTTCGACGACCTCCTCACGCTCGGCCTCGGCGGCGTCGCCGTCGTCGCCGCCGTCATTCTCGTGATCCGTCCCGTCGCCGTGCTCCTCAGCACGCACGGCCAGCGGTTCACGTTCAACGAGCGCGTCTTCATGAGCGCCGTCGGCCCCCGCGGCATCATTCCCGCCTCGGTCGCGACGCTCTTCGCGCTCGAACTCCAAGCGACGAACCCGGCCGCGGCGACGACGCTCGTCGGCACCGTCTTCCTCGTCATTCTCTCGACGGTCGTCCTGCAGGGCGGGTTCGCCAGACACATCGCGGAAGCACTCAACATACTCCCAATGCGCGTTATCATCGTCGGCGCGGGCCGTGTCGGTCAAGGCCTCGCCAAACGACTGGAGGACCGTGGCGAAAACGTCATTCTCATCGACGCCGACCAATCACAGGTCGAAGTCGCGCGGAACGAGGGGTTCACCGTCCACCACGGCGACGGCACGGACACCGGCGTCTTGCGCGCGGCCGGCGCGGAGAACGCGAAAATCGTCGCCGCCGCGACCGAAGACGACGACGCGAACCTCCTCGTCGCGCAACTCGGCAAGTCCGAGTTCGGCGTCGACTCTGTCATCTCCCGCGTGAACAACGCGCGGAACGCCGCCGCCTTCGAGGACCTCGGCGTCCGCGCCATCGCCGCCGACGACTCCATCGCGCAGTCGATGGACAACGCCATCGAGCGCCCCGCGCTCTCCGAGTGGATGACGGAACTCGGCCGCAGCGGCGACGTCCAAGAGATCGAGGTCACCGCCGACGCCCTCATCGGGAAGACCATCGCCGACCTCGACCAGGAACTCCCGGACGGCGTCCTCGTCGCGCTCGTCAGCCGCGACGGCAACTCCGAACTCCCGAAACCCGAGCACACGCTCGAACACGGCGACCACCTCACGCTCCTCGGCCGCCGCGACGCCGTTCACGAGGCGCTCGACCAGTGCCACCCCGACCTCCACTCCTGA
- a CDS encoding MDR family MFS transporter gives MSETQDDGIGRERLVILIGIMLAVLMAALDQTIVSAALPKILNELGAGTDKITWIVTSYLITMAATMPLYGRLSDMYGRKGLFEFAILAFLVGSGLCGVAQDVTQLTLFRALQGIGGGGLISLAMTIIGDLFSPRERGKYVSFLVILMGLSNVGGPLLGGWLSDHYTWRLIFLINLPIGLASLAVIEPTLDLPIPDEDHTIDVLGVCLLLVTTVGIVFLSEWGGSDYEWLSWQILTLAFATIMAIALFLFQEYSVDEPILPLHLFRNPVVAGCLGLSFTAGVGRLLVISYVPTFLQYTRGVSATYAGVLLAPMILGMTGMSFVIGQLLTRTGRYKPFPVVGSVLAGVGFFFLSTIHGGTSFRVLAGYLAITGAGFGMIMPVLTTAAQNAVGPADLGSVTTTLSYLRSLAGGLGVAVFGSIYSNELSSRMVRITGRAQSRGSLGPVSLHTPQVSRVLREEVIRAVSLSMDKMFYSVIPVLVVAFLIAILIPELRLSEQSNVEAMEEDGSESTGTQPTSD, from the coding sequence ATGAGTGAGACACAGGACGACGGTATCGGACGCGAACGACTCGTCATCCTCATCGGCATCATGCTCGCCGTGCTGATGGCGGCGCTCGACCAGACCATCGTCTCCGCCGCGCTCCCGAAAATCCTCAACGAACTCGGCGCGGGCACGGACAAGATCACGTGGATCGTCACGTCCTACCTCATCACCATGGCGGCGACGATGCCGCTCTACGGCCGACTGAGCGACATGTACGGCCGGAAGGGACTCTTCGAGTTCGCGATCCTCGCGTTCCTCGTCGGCTCGGGGCTCTGCGGCGTCGCACAGGACGTCACGCAGCTCACGCTCTTCCGCGCGCTTCAGGGCATCGGCGGCGGCGGTCTCATCTCGCTCGCGATGACCATCATCGGCGACCTCTTCAGCCCGCGCGAACGCGGGAAGTACGTCAGCTTCCTCGTCATCCTGATGGGGCTCTCGAACGTCGGCGGCCCCCTCCTCGGCGGATGGCTCTCCGACCACTACACGTGGCGGCTCATCTTCCTCATCAACCTCCCCATCGGGCTCGCGTCGCTCGCGGTCATCGAGCCGACACTCGACCTCCCGATTCCCGACGAGGACCACACCATCGACGTGCTCGGCGTCTGTCTCCTCCTCGTCACGACCGTCGGCATCGTCTTCCTCTCCGAGTGGGGCGGCTCCGACTACGAGTGGCTCTCCTGGCAGATCCTCACGCTCGCGTTCGCCACGATAATGGCGATCGCGCTCTTCCTCTTCCAGGAGTACTCGGTCGACGAGCCGATTCTCCCCCTCCACCTCTTCCGAAACCCGGTGGTCGCGGGCTGTCTCGGCCTCAGCTTCACGGCCGGCGTCGGCCGCCTCCTCGTCATCTCCTACGTCCCGACGTTCCTCCAGTACACGCGCGGGGTGTCCGCGACCTACGCGGGCGTCCTGCTCGCGCCGATGATTCTCGGCATGACCGGCATGTCCTTCGTCATCGGCCAACTCCTCACCCGAACCGGCCGGTACAAGCCGTTCCCCGTCGTCGGGTCGGTGCTCGCCGGCGTCGGGTTCTTCTTCCTCTCCACCATCCACGGCGGGACGTCCTTCCGCGTGCTCGCCGGGTATCTCGCCATCACCGGCGCGGGCTTCGGGATGATCATGCCCGTGCTCACGACGGCCGCGCAGAACGCCGTCGGCCCCGCCGACCTCGGGTCGGTCACCACGACGCTCTCCTACCTCCGCTCGCTCGCGGGCGGCCTCGGCGTCGCCGTCTTCGGCTCTATCTACAGCAACGAACTCAGCAGTCGGATGGTCCGCATCACGGGGCGCGCACAGAGCCGCGGGTCGCTCGGCCCCGTCTCCCTGCACACGCCACAGGTCAGTCGCGTCCTCCGTGAGGAAGTCATCCGCGCCGTCTCGCTGAGCATGGACAAGATGTTTTATTCTGTCATTCCCGTCCTCGTCGTCGCCTTCCTCATCGCCATCCTCATCCCCGAGCTTCGGCTGTCCGAGCAGTCGAACGTCGAAGCGATGGAGGAGGACGGCTCCGAGAGCACCGGCACGCAACCGACCAGCGACTAA
- a CDS encoding TetR/AcrR family transcriptional regulator, producing MTSTPPSAEKWSDAEEEIMQATYQALLSYGYADLSMARIADELDKSKAATYYYYDSKDDLLVALLDYTIDRFERSIDTEFGDDPKADLDHLVEKLLPLREDEKPHRIFTVLVVLRAQAVSNDAFREQFTRLDEKIAATIRDIIQRGVDDGVFRDVDTTRVAEHVFATIAGTRYGRATTDRDVVAETRVSLAAYVDSELVRR from the coding sequence ATGACGTCGACGCCTCCGTCGGCGGAGAAGTGGAGCGACGCCGAGGAGGAGATCATGCAGGCGACCTATCAGGCGCTCCTCTCCTACGGGTACGCGGACCTCTCGATGGCGCGTATCGCCGACGAACTCGATAAGTCGAAAGCGGCGACCTACTACTACTACGACTCGAAGGACGACTTGCTCGTCGCGCTCCTCGACTACACCATCGACCGGTTCGAACGCAGCATCGACACGGAGTTCGGCGACGACCCGAAGGCCGACCTCGATCACCTCGTCGAGAAACTCCTCCCGCTCCGCGAGGACGAGAAACCGCACCGGATCTTCACGGTGCTCGTCGTTCTCCGCGCACAAGCGGTCTCGAACGACGCGTTCCGCGAGCAGTTCACGCGCCTCGACGAGAAGATCGCCGCCACGATACGCGACATCATCCAACGCGGCGTCGACGACGGCGTCTTCCGCGACGTCGACACGACACGCGTCGCCGAACACGTCTTCGCCACCATCGCCGGCACCCGCTACGGCCGCGCGACAACCGACCGCGATGTCGTCGCCGAAACGCGCGTCTCTCTCGCCGCGTACGTCGACTCCGAACTCGTCCGCCGTTGA
- a CDS encoding YqaA family protein, which yields MLALFLPSALGVDVASLFGGLRALVESATGWPGLGLVLGYSFLIAFALPGPSEVVLLAPIDVGLGGNGNLATVMLVSALGKAAGSVFAFHIGQEVKESGPITRWLRRSRWNVLAWSERRSVSLAQRYGYGGLAIALCVPFFPDTVSIYAFAILERSYVKFAVATFVGSLGRLLITIGLFHGAVSVV from the coding sequence ATGCTCGCGCTCTTCCTCCCCTCCGCCCTCGGCGTCGACGTCGCCTCCCTCTTCGGCGGCCTCCGGGCGCTCGTCGAGTCCGCGACCGGCTGGCCCGGCCTCGGCCTCGTCCTCGGCTACTCCTTCCTCATCGCCTTCGCCCTCCCCGGCCCCAGCGAAGTCGTCCTCCTCGCCCCCATCGATGTCGGCCTCGGCGGGAACGGTAACCTCGCCACCGTCATGCTCGTCAGCGCGCTCGGGAAAGCCGCCGGCAGCGTCTTCGCCTTCCACATCGGCCAGGAAGTCAAGGAGTCCGGCCCCATCACTCGGTGGCTCCGCCGCTCGCGCTGGAACGTCCTCGCGTGGTCCGAACGCCGCTCGGTCAGTCTCGCCCAGCGGTACGGCTACGGCGGCCTCGCTATCGCGCTCTGCGTGCCGTTCTTCCCCGACACCGTCTCCATCTACGCCTTCGCCATCCTCGAACGCAGCTACGTCAAATTCGCCGTCGCCACCTTCGTCGGCAGCCTCGGCCGCCTCCTCATCACCATCGGCCTCTTCCACGGCGCGGTCAGCGTCGTCTAA
- a CDS encoding GtrA family protein gives MVQRLLRYLYDGTFSQQLRRFVLVGIFTAGVQMVVLWALIEAGGLDYLVGAVLAIEFTIVLSYVLNNAWTFRAVRHSGTYEYLRGLAKTNLVRGTAVPIQLAVLAALVELRGITYLPANAAAIVVSGFYRYALDTYWTWGRSL, from the coding sequence ATGGTCCAGCGACTCCTCCGCTACCTCTACGACGGGACGTTCTCACAGCAGCTCCGCCGCTTCGTCCTCGTCGGCATCTTCACCGCCGGCGTCCAGATGGTCGTCCTCTGGGCGCTCATCGAGGCCGGCGGCCTCGACTACCTCGTCGGCGCGGTGCTCGCCATCGAGTTCACCATCGTCCTCTCCTACGTCCTCAACAACGCGTGGACGTTCCGGGCCGTCCGACACTCCGGGACCTACGAGTACCTCCGCGGGCTCGCGAAGACGAACCTCGTCCGCGGCACCGCCGTCCCCATCCAGCTCGCCGTGCTCGCCGCCCTCGTCGAACTGCGCGGCATCACCTACCTCCCCGCGAACGCCGCCGCCATCGTCGTCAGCGGCTTCTATCGCTACGCCCTCGACACCTACTGGACGTGGGGGCGGAGCCTCTAG